The following proteins are co-located in the Candidatus Methylacidiphilales bacterium genome:
- the thiS gene encoding sulfur carrier protein ThiS produces MPDAQKVVVFVNGRARQVSDDRDLVSLIDELQLAPRMVLIEYNGRALHRHEWPGVKLAHGDRLEILRVVAGG; encoded by the coding sequence ATGCCGGACGCACAGAAAGTCGTGGTCTTCGTCAACGGTCGGGCGCGCCAAGTCAGCGACGACCGGGACCTGGTCTCGTTGATCGATGAATTGCAACTGGCCCCGAGGATGGTGCTGATCGAGTACAACGGACGCGCCCTGCACAGGCATGAGTGGCCGGGGGTGAAACTGGCCCACGGCGACCGCCTGGAAATCCTCCGCGTCGTCGCCGGGGGGTGA